In Methylobacterium sp. WL1, the sequence ACACGGCTTCCGCGGCTTCCCGGTCACCCGCCGCGACGGCCGCCCGCAGCTGCGCCACCCAGGCGTCGAGCCGGGCCCGGTCGGCGAAGACCGGGCGGGCCGCCATCACCCCGTCGATGCCCGGCAGGGTGACCCGGGGCTCCTCCCGGGCGAACAGGATCTCGTTGAGGCGCTCGCCGGGCCGGGCGCCGGTATAGGCAATCTCGATCTCAGCCCCCGGCTCGAACCCGGCCAGCCGGATCATGCGCTCGGCGAGTTCGGCGATCCGGACCGGCTGGCCCATCTTGAGCACGTAGACCGCGGCGCGATCCGCCTCCGGGGCGGCACGGCCCTCGCCGTCCGCGTGCGAGGCGGCCGTCAGCACGAGGTCGCAGGCCTCGCGCACGGTCATGAAGTAGCGGACCATGTCGGGATCGGTGACCGTGACCGGCCCCCCGCGGGCGATCTGCGCCTTGAACACCGGCACCACCGAGCCGACGGAGCCGAGCACGTTGCCGAAGCGCACGGCGATCAGCCGCGTGGGGTGGCCTGGGCGGGCCGACTGCTCGGCGTCGAGCGCCTGGGCGACCATCTCGGCGAAGCGCTTGGTGACGCCGAGCTGCGACACCGGCTCGATCGCCTTGTCGGTGGAGACCATCACGAGGGCCCGGGCGCCGGCCGCCACCGCGGCGTCTGCGACGTTGATCGAGCCGAACACGTTGGTCTTGATGCCCTCCTGCCAGTCACGCTCCAGGTAGGGCACCTGCTTGAGCGCGGCGGCGTGGACGACGCACTCGGGCCGGAACGCCGCGATGACCTGATGGACCCGCTCCCGGTCGCGGATGTCGGCGAGGACGCCGGTCACCGTGGCCTGGGCGGACAGGATGGCCGGGTGGCTCAGGATGCCGTGCAGGGCCGGCTCCGAGGATTCGAGCACCAGCACCGCGGCGGCCCCGAAGGCCACGGCCCGCAGGCAGATCTCGGAGCCGATCGAACCGCCGCCGCCCGTCACCACCACTCGGCGGCCGGCCAGGAACGTCTCCAGCCGCGGCCGGTCGATCGCCACGGTGGGGCGCAGGAGCAGGTCCTCGATCTCGAGCGGCGCCAGCTCGGGACCCTGCGCGCCCTCACCGAGCCCGACCACCCGGGCGAGCGGAAGGCCGAGCCGTCGGGCGCGGGCGATGAAGGTCGTCGGGGCGGCCTCCGGCACGAGGGCGCTCGGGGCCGCCACCAGCCGCCGCACCGGCTCGCCGCCCGCCGCGAGGTCGGCGACCACGCGCTCGAGGTCCGAGAAGCCGCCGAGCACCGGAACGCCGCGCATGAACTGCCCGGTCTCGTCCGCCCGGGGCGACAGGATCCCCCGGGGCGCCAGCTTCTTCACCGAGCCCGCCTCGATGGCGCGGATCAGCACGTCGATGTCGGCGCCACGCCCGAGCAGCAGCGTCGGCACGGTGGCGGCCCGGGCGCTCGATTGCCGGGAGCGGCTGTCCTTCAGGTACCGGAACGCCAGGCGCGCGCCCCCGAGCAGAAAGATCTGCAGCACCCAGTACAAAAGGATCGCGATCTTGCCGAAGAAGTAGAAACCGTACAGGTCGGCCGAGACCAGGACCCAGTCGATCACCAGAAGGGCCAGCGCCAGGACGCTAGCGGCCCGGACGATCCCGGCGAGGTCCTGCAGCGAGGCGAAGCGCCACTTGGTCCGGTACAGCCGGAACCGGCCGTAGACCAGGCCGGCGAACAGGAGGAAGGGCGGCAGCAGGAGCGGCAGGGCGTGCAGGCGCTCGGCCAGCATGCCGCCCTGGAAGCGGAACAGGAAGGTGAGCACCACGGCGGCGGCGGTCGCCGCGAGGTCGTGGGCCACCATCACCGCGATCTTGTAGAAGCGCTGCTGCATCGGGGGCCGGATGGGGTGCCGCGCGGTATCCGCCGCGGCACCCGCCCTGTCAACGCGAGCGATCAGCGCGCAGCTGGCCGCCTCGGGGGCATCCAGCCGGCGAAACGGCCTACTTGACGATCGCGCCGGAGAAGCCGGTCTTGAAGTTCTTTTGGTAGGTCCGACCCTTGAGCGGGTAGATCTTGTCGACCAGCAGGATCCTGACGCGCTCGTTGAAATCCTCGGTCGTAACCGTTTGTGCTCGACCAGTAATAAGAGTCCGGGCCATTATCGCCTCCGCGTCGTCGCCCAGGGCACGGAATTGCGCGGAGGGTGAACTCTACATGGGGCACGGGCGACAATTTACAAAGACTTATCTTTCACGACAAAGCCCGGACTGCCGCCCCGGCCGCATCGTCCACCCGGTCGATGTCGGGGGCGTCGATGTGCCGGTAGCGGGCCTGGATCAGCCCGAAGGCCCCGAAGGCGGCGTGGCCGGCCGCGACCAGGCCGAGCAGGATCCAGCCATAGGGCTGCGCGCGCAGCAGCGCGAAGGCTTCGGTCAGTCCCTTCGCGTCCGACGAGCGCTGGTGCCAGGCCGCCGCAACCAGGAAGCCGCCGATGATCAGGAAGGCGATGCCCCGGGCCGCGTAGCCGAAGCGGCCGACCGGGCCGGCCCAGCGCTCGCGGGCCTCGGCGTCGAGGGCGAGCCGGTCGGTGACGTCGCCCCGCCAGGCCTTGCCGAGGAACCCGAAGCCGCCGCCGATCACGCAGAGCCCGCCCAGGGCCACGAGCCAGCGGCCGAACGGCTTGGACAGGAGCCACGCGGTGCCGTCGTGCATGCCGTCGCCGCCGCTCATGCCAAGGCCGAGGCTGAGCGAGGCCGCGCTGACGGCGAGGCCGATATAGATCGCCGCGCTGACCAGGTGGGCGCCGCGCACCGCCAGCCCCTTGGCGGACGTGCCCCGCCGGTCGGCATCGGTCACGCCCTCGACGAAGCGCCAGAGCGCGAAGCCGGCAAGCCCCAGGGCGATCAGCCCGACGACCACCGCGCCGAACGGCCCGGCCAGCACCGCGCGCAGGGCATCCTTGCTGTCGCCGGCCCGGCCGCCCTGGCCGATCGCCGCGAGCAGCGCCAGGGCGCCGACCACGACGTAGACGGTCCCGCGGGCGCCGTAGCCGAAGCGGGCGATGCGCTCGATCGTGTTGCGGCCACCGGGGACGGGCCTCATGCGCGGCACCGGGCGAGTCGGGGTTCTAGATACGGCATGGGCGGGATCCGATGGCGTGGGACCGTTCAACGCCCGGATGCCCACGCGCGATCCGTTGCCGGCTCTACAGCAGGCGCCGGATCACAGGGCCGGTACGCGGCCGGATCACATCGGCGTCCGGTCCGCCCGGCCGGCCAGGGCGACGTAGAAGCCGAGCCCGTCCTGGGCCGGCAGGGTATGCAGGCGTTCGATCAGCCCGCGGCGCTTCGCGTCGAGGAGCAGGCGGCCCGCGGGCTGGAACAGGGTCTCGCCGCCGCCCTCCGGGGGCGGGTCCAGGCGGATCGCCACGGTCTTGCCCTTGGCGAAGCGGCTGCGCTCCAGCATGTCCTTGAGCGACGCCTCGGCGGTCGCCCGGTTGGTGCCGCGCAGGTCGAGCACCGATTCCGCATCCGTCACGCCGAGGGCGCCGCGTAGCTTGGCCGCGTAGAAATCTTCGAAGTGGGGCAAGTCGGTGCCTTGACGCTCTGCTGGGCCGGGGAAGCCGGCCGGTTGAGATCGGGTGCGGCCGCTCAGGATGCGAGACCGCGGTAGATGTCGGGCACGGGCACGGCGCCGTCCAGTTCCGGCAACGCGACGCTGCCGTCGGGACCCAGCGCCTGCACGCTCCAGTCGTCGCCCCGGCGCCGCCAGACCTCAACCCGGACCTCGTCAGAATAGACGATCAGCAGGACCTGCAGGCTCGGCACCGTCCGGTAGAAATCGATCTTGCGGCCCCGGTCCAGGCTCATGGTCGAGGGCGACAGCACCTCGGCGACGAGCAGCGGGTCTTCGGCGTACCCGTCCGGCAGCGATGGCCCGCAGCGCACGACCACGTCGGGGATCGGCACGAAGTCGTCCTGCACCGCACTGAGGATTCCGAGCCCCGGCATGGCGCGACAGCCCCGCGGCTCGGCGAGCGCATCCAGGCGTCCGGCCAAGTTCATGACGATGCGCTGGTGCCGCTCGCGCGGCGGCGCCATGAGCACGGGGTCGCCGTCGAGCAGCTCCCAGCGCTCCCCATCCGGGCGGCTCTCCGCCCAATGCCTGAATTCGGCAACATCCATGCGCGCTTCGCGCTTCGCGGCCAAAGCCATCGCCGCCCTCCGATCCAGGCGCGATGGTAGCACCCGCGGGCGCGGCCGCAACAGCGGTGGTTCAGAACGCCACGCGGGCGTAGACCTCGGACACCGGCAGGCCGCCACCGAGTTCCGGCAGGAGAATCGACGCGTCCGGCCCGGCGACCCGCATCGTCCAGCCGGCATCCCGGCGCCAGACCTCGATCCGGGCCTCGTCCCGATAGACGACCGGCAGGGTCTGGAGGCTCGGGACGGTGGCGTAGAAGGCGCGCTTGCGGCCGCGGTCGTTGGTCATGGTGCCGGGCGCTCGGCGGCGCCATCAGCATGGGCCCGCCATCGCGCAGTTCCCAGCGCTCCTCGTCCGGGCGCGGCTCCACCCAGCGCCGGTATTCGGCAACGCGCATGTGCGCGACGCTCTCATGAATCGCAGAAGCCGGCGCCGGCTCAATCCGTCGGGCGCGCGGCCGCGAGGTCCGCGCCGGCCTCGAGGAAGCGCTGCGGATCGACCGGCTCGCCGTCGATCCGCGTCTCGTAGTGCAGGTGCGCCCCGGTGGAGCGCCCGGTCGAGCCGACCAGGCCAAGCACGTCCCCGGCGGCGACGCGCTGGCCGGGGCGCACGGCGATGCGGGCGAGGTGCCCGAACCGGGTGACCACGCCATGGCCGTGATCGATCTCGACCATGTTGCCGTAGCCGCCCGCGAATTCCGCGGTGCTGACCCGTCCGGGCGCGGTGGCGCGGGCGGGCTCGCCGTACTCGGCCTTTAGGTCGAGCCCGGTATGGAGCGCGAGGCCCCGGGTGAACGGATCGAGGCGGGTGCCGAACGGACTCGACACCGTGGGCTGGCCGCGTATCGGCCGGCCGAGCGGCAGCGTCGCGGCGAACTGGTGCAGGCGCACGCCGTCGTCGAGCGCCCGGCGGGCGAGGGCCAAGCGGGTGTCGAAGTGGGTGTCGAAGCCGGTCTCGAAGGCGATGCCGTCCAGAGCGCCGGCATCGAGGGGGACGAGCGGGCCGCCGGTGCCCGCCGCGCTGCGGTCGAAACGGTCGGGATCGAGGCCGGTGCGGCCGATCAGTCCGCGCAGGCGCCGGACCGTGTCGCCGGCCCGCTCGACCAATTGGGCGAGGCGCGCGCCCTGGGCGGCCCGCACGCCGTCGAGCCGCGCTTCCAGGCGGATCAGCCCGGTCTCGGCGTCGAGGGCGCTCCGGCGGGGAGGGCGGGGACGGGAACCGGGCCGGCGCGCCGGCCTCGGCCGGGCGCAGGCGGAACTCGTCATCGCGCTTCGACGGCAGGGCGCCGGTGGTGAGCGGATCGGGGATCTGCGATCCGAGACCTTCCGAACCGAGACTTTGGGATCCGAGACTTTGGGATCCGAGATTTGCCAGGGCCGCCTGCCGGCGCTCCAGCTCGGCCTGACGCTCCAGCGCCGCCGCGACCCGCTCGGCCAGGCTGGATTCGGCCCCGGCCCGGTCACGGTGCGTGCGGTCGAGCCGGTCCTGCAGCTCGGCGAGCCGGGCCTCGTAGGCGTCCCGCATCGCCCCCTGGCGGGCCACGAAGCCGGCCAGCACGTCGTCGTGGAACACGACCAGGTAGGAGGCGCCGAGCGCCCACACGAGGGCGAGGGCGAGCCCGGCGGCGAGGATCTTCGGAAGCGGCGGGCGATGCATCGGGACGGCCCCGTGGGAGCCGCCATTCAGACCCGCTTAGGGTTAAGGATCCGTCGCGCCGCGCGCGCTCCGTCCGGTCAGGGCAGGGCCCGGGCGGCGTCCAGCACCGCCTCGGCATGGCCGGGCACCTTCACCTTCGGCCAGATCCGGGCGATGCGCCCCTCCCGGTCGACCAGCACGGTGGTGCGCTCCACGCCCATGTACTTGCGCCCGTACATGCTCTTCTCGACCCAGACCCCGTAGGCCTCCAGCACGCCCTTGTCCTCGTCGGAGGCCAGCGGGAAGGTAAGGCCGTACTTGCCGCAGAACTTGTCGTGGCTCTTCACCGGGTCCGGCGACAGGCCGATCACCTGCGCGTCGGCGCCCGTGAAGGCCGGCAGCAGGCCGTTGAAGTCCTGCGCCTCCAAAGTGCAGCCGCTCGTATCGTCCTTCGGGTAGAAGTAGAGCACGATCTTGTGACCCCTGAGCGCCGACAGGGCGATCCGCCCTCCGCCGGAGGCGGGGAGGTCGAAATCGGGGGCCTGATCGCCTTCTGATAGTGGCATCGTGCCTTCCTTTCGGCCGATTGATGGTGTGCAGTCCCGCCATGCGCGGCAGCACCATCAGGTTGCGTCGCGCCGCCCGAGCAAAACTCGGAGACGCGCCCGCTGTAAAGCGTGGCCGCGCTTCGATCCACCGGCCGCGGAGTTCCGCGCGCGAAGCCCCGGAACAAGGGTCCCGATGGCGGACGAGACGACCTTGGCAGGCAAGCCTCGGGGGACGGCGCGACGCTGGGGCGGGTTCTGCCTCGTCGGCGCGCTGACCCTGGTGCTGCTCGTCGGCGGCGGGATCGGGCTGGCGGCCCTGCGCCTGTCCAACGGCCCGCTGCAGATCGATGCCCTGTCCCGCCGGGTCGCAGCCGCGGTGGCCGAGCGGATCGGGCCTGGCTGGAGCATCGCCATCCGCGGCAGCAGCCTCGAACTCGACCGCGAGAACGCCCTGAGCCTGCGCTTCTCCGGCCTCGACATCCGCAACCCGCAGGGCGACTTGGTGGTGCGGGCGCCGCTCGCCGTGGTCAGCCTCGACCCCTGGGGCCTCCTGCACCTCAACCTGCAGCCGCGCTCGATCGAGTTCCGCGAGACCCAGACCACCGCCCTCGTGCACCGGGACGGCTCGATCGCGTTCGCGGCCTCCGAGGCCAACCACCCGGTCGACATCGAGCCGCACACGCCGCCGAGCGTGGACGACGCGCGCGGCAAGGTCTCGCCGATCTCGGCGACCCTGGCCTCGATCTTCGGGGTGGTGCTGGATTCCAGCGGCATCGTCGGCGCCCTCGACCGCGCCCGCCTGACCGATGCGCGCCTGCGGCTGATCGACGACGACGGCCGCGAGCGCGCGGTGTTCGCCCGGGTCAACGGACTGTTCGGGCGCGATCCCGTGAACGGAACCCGCAACTTCGAGTTGCGCCTGGACGGCCCCCACGGCGAGTGGCGCTTCGGCGGCTCCCTGCGCGAGGGCGGCGAGCCGCGGGATGGCAAGACGCAGGATGGGAAGACGCAGGATGGGAAGACGCAGGATGGTACGCCGCAGGCGCGCTCCGGGGTGATCACCCTGGACGATCTGCCGGTGCCCGACCTGCTGCTGCTCACGGGCCAATCGAGCCTGCCGCTGACCACCGATCTCAAGCTCTCGGCCCGCGCCGACGTGAGCCTGACGGCCGGGCGGATCACGTCCATGAACGCCAAGGTCCATACCGGCGACGGCACCTTCCTGATCGAGGAGAAGGACTTCAACCCGGTCACGGTCGAGAGCCTGGACGCGACCCTGAACTGGGACGAGACCGGCCGGGTGATGTCGCTCACCGGCCTGGATTACCGGGGGGCCGGCAACGCGGTCCACCTGACCGGCGCCTGGACGGAGAGCCCGCCGGACGCCGCAACCGCCTGGACCGCGACGCTCGCGAGCCGCGACGCCGTCCTGCGCGGGGCGACCCCGCAGGACGCGCCGGTGAAGATCGACGCGATCGACGCGCAGCTCACCGGCCGCGACGGCGGCATCGCCATCGACGCGCTCAACGTGGCGGCCCCCGGCGTGCAGGGGGTGATCACCGGCACGATCGGCACCACCGCCGACGAGGGCGGCCTGACCCTGCGCATCCTCGGCCACGACGGCGAGGTCCGGACCGGGCTGCGGCTGTGGCCGGAGCATATCGCCCCGCCGGCCCGCACCTACCTGGTGGACCAGCTGCGGCGCGGCCGGATCAACGCCGTGGACATCCGCGTGAAGATGTCCGGCACCGTGCTGGCCGCCGCGACCCGGGGCGAGCCCGCCCCCGACGACGCGGTGCATATCGACTTCCGCGTCTCCGACGCGGCGCTGGACGTCACCGCCGACGCGCCGCCGGTGGTGAAGGGCAACGTCTCCGGGACCATCACCGGCCGTTCGACCACCGTGCGCAACGTGACCGCCGAGATCCACGGCCCGGACGGCCGCGGGCTCACGGTCACGGACGGCAGCTTCGTGATCCCGCAGATCACGCCGGACCGGGTCGTGGCGCAGATCGGCATGCGGCTCACCGGCGGGGCCGACGGCATGGCCTCGGTGCTCCAGGCGAAGCTGTTCAAGAGCCTGATGAGCGTCGATCTCGACCCGGCCACGATCAAGGGCAATGCCGACCTGCGCGTCGATTTCCCCCTCGACCTCAAGCACGTGCCCGACCTCCCGAGCCTGCCCGTGACCCTGTCCGGGACGCTCTCCGACCTCTCGGTCGACAAGGTGATGGGGAAGGACCGGCTGGAGGCGGGCAGGTTCACTCTGCTGTACGACCGCGGCGCCTTCACGCTGAAGGGCGACGGCCGGGTCGCGGGCGCCCCCATCTCGGTGGACATGCGCCAGCCCAAGGTCGGCCAGCCCGGCGAGGCGGTGGTCACAGTGGCCCTCGACGAGGCCTTGCGCGGCAAGAAGGGCCTGCCGACCGCACCGCAGCTGTCCGGCACCATCCCGGTCCGCGCCGTGGTGCCGATCGGCCGCCCGGGAACGGCCAAGCCGCCGATCCGGGTCGAGGCGGATCTCGCCAGGGCCGGCATCGACGGGCTGGTGCCCGGGCTGACCAAGCCGACGGGCAAGCCGGGCCGCCTCAGCTTCACGCTGGTGGATGCCGGCCAGACCTACGAGCTGCGCGACTTCGCCCTCGACGCCGCCCCGGCCTCCGCGCGCGGCAGCCTCACGATCAGCCCGGAGGGCGGCCTGGAGCGCGCCGACCTGACGAACGTCAAGCTGTCGCCGGGCGACGACCTGCGGGTGAGCCTCGACCGCACCGGCAACGGCTACAAGGTCGTGGTCCGCGGCGCGGTGGTCGATGCGCGCCCGTTCCTCAAGTCCCTGGGCGGCCCGGACGCCAAGAGCGGCAAGGAGGCGAAGGAGTCCAACCCGAAGGATGTCGATGCCGACATCCAGGTCCCGATCGTGGCGGGCTTCAACGACGAGGCGCTGACCAACGCCAACCTGCGGCTGTCGCTGCACGGCCGGACCCTGCGGGCGGCCAACATCACCGGGCGCTTCCGCGCGGCGGCGTTCGTCGCCAGCGTCGCCCGGGGCGAACGCGGCGTGCCGACGCTGGCGGTGGAGTCGGCCGATGCCGGCGCGACGTTGCGCTTCGTCGACGTCTACCGGCGGATGTATGGCGGGCGCCTCACCGCCGGGATCGGCCTCAACGACGGCCCGCAGGCCGGCGTGGTCCAGATCCGCGACTTCTCGCTCCGCAACGAGCCGGCCCTGTCGAGCATCATGGCACAGGGGCCGGAGCCCTCCGAGGCGGAGACGGTCCGCGGCCGCCGCATCGCCCCGGGCCGGGCGGCCGGCGACGTCACCTTCGACCGGATGCGGGCCAACTTCGTGCGCAGCGGCAGCCGGGTCGACTTCAGCGACGCGGCGATCTCGAACGCCGCGATGGGCTTCACCCTGTCGGGCTGGCTCGATACCGGCCGGGAGCGCACGGACATGACCGGCACCTTCGTGCCGCTCTACGGGCTCAACAACGTCGCCTCGCAGCTGCCTCTCCTCGGGCCGCTCCTCGGGGGCGGGCACAACGAGGGGCTGTTCGCCGTCAACTTCCGCGTCTCCGGCAAGCTCGCCTCGCCGGACGTGAGCGTGAACCCGCTCTCGGCGATCGCCCCGGGCTTCCTGCGCAAGCTGTTCAGCGCCGGCGGCGGCCCCTTCGCGGACGGCCTGCCACCGGTGCCGCAGGGGGAGCGGTGAGGCGTGGCCGCCGGCACGTCTTCGAGCAGCACCGTCCTTGCCGGCGGACGACTGTGAACGCGGTTGGGTCGGCATGAAAAAGCCCGGCGCGGCGGACCGCACCGGGCTGAACCCAAAGTCCCAAAGAACTACTTCTCGACGAAGGCCTTCTCGATCACGTAGTGGCCGCCCTCGCCGTGATTGCCTTCCTCGTAGCCGCCGTTGCTCAGCAGCTCGCGGGTGTCGCGGATCATGTCGGGGCTGCCGCAGAGCATGAAGCGATCGTTCTCCACCGACATCGCCGGCAGGCCGATATCGGCAAACAGCTTGCCCGAGACCATCAAGTCGGTGATCCGGCCGCGGTTGCGGAACGGCTCGCGGGTCACGGTGGGGTAGTAGATCAGCTGGTTCGAGATCATCTCGCCCAGGAACTCGTGCTTGGGCAGGGACTCGTTGATCGTCTCGCCGTAGGCCAGCTCTTGAACCTGACGGCAACCATGGACCAGCACGACTTTCTCGAACCGGTCGTAGGTCTCCGGGTCCTTGATGATCGACAGGAACGGCGCGAGCCCCGTGCCGGTGCCGAGCAGGTAGAGGTTGCGGCCCGGCAGCAGGTTGTCGAGCACCAGGGTGCCGGTGGGCTTCTTGCCGACGATGATCGGGTCGCCGACCTTGAGGTGCTGGAGCTTGGAGGTCAGCGGACCGTCCTGCACCTTGATCGAGAAGAACTCGAGCTCCTCCTCGTAGTTCGCCGAGACCACCGAGTAGGCGCGCAGCAGCGGCCGCCCCTCGACCTCGAGGCCGATCATGGTGAACTCGCCGTTGCGGAACCGGAACGCCGGATCCCGCGTGGTGCGGAACGAGAACAGGTTGTCGGTCCAGTGATGCACCGACAGAACGCGCTCCTCGTAGAACTTGCTCATCGACGGATCAGTCCTCGAATCCTCTGATGCTCGGCCCATGCCCCCGATGAATCAGGGCGCATGGGGTTCGGCGGGCGACCGCCGCCCCGCGGCTGCGGGGGCGACCCCCGGGAGCGATCTCGCCGGGATCCGGACGTCGAACCCCTGATCGGATGCTTCTTTCGCAGTTGCAGCACGCTCGTCAAGGCGCACCAGGATCACACCTGCCGAAGAAGTGAATCGCCTGGAATCGTTCGAATATTTAACCGGCGGTGACCGGCCGCAGCGGCTTCAGCCCCGCTTCGATCTCCGCGCGGCGCGGCTCCAGGAACGGCGGCAGGGCGAGGCGCGCGCCGAGACTCTCCAACGGCTCGTCGGCGGTGAAGCCCGGCCCGTCGGTGGCGATCTCGAACAGAATGCCGTTGGGCTCGCGGAAATACAGGCTGCGGAAATAGTAGCGGTCCACCGGCCCGCTGCTCGGCACCCGGGCGGCCTTCAGCCGGTCGGCCCAGGCCTGGTAATCCGCATCGGGGATGCGGAAGGCGACGTGGTGGACCGCGCCCGCACCCTGCTGCGCCGGCGGGGCGGCGTCGGCGAGGAGCTGAACCTCGGCGGCCGGGCCCCCCGACCCCATGGCGTAGACCTCGACCGGGCCGTCGCCGGTCTCGAAGCGCCGCGACAGGCGCATGCCGAGCAGATCGTTCAACACGGCAGCGGTGCGTGAAGGGGCCGACACGGACAGCCGGATCGGGCCGAGGCCGCGGATCTGGTAGGCCGCCGGCACCGGGGAGGCGTCCCACGGGTGCTCCGGGCCGGTG encodes:
- a CDS encoding ring-cleaving dioxygenase, translating into MQLTGIHHLTAVTARAAENVAFYTGTLGLRLVKKTVNQDDVSAYHLFYADGLASPGTDITFFDWPAPPERRGSNSITRTHLRVPGEGAVAWWHTRLRDAGAVAAEPALRDGRLTVDFEDPEGQRLALVDDGGTGPEHPWDASPVPAAYQIRGLGPIRLSVSAPSRTAAVLNDLLGMRLSRRFETGDGPVEVYAMGSGGPAAEVQLLADAAPPAQQGAGAVHHVAFRIPDADYQAWADRLKAARVPSSGPVDRYYFRSLYFREPNGILFEIATDGPGFTADEPLESLGARLALPPFLEPRRAEIEAGLKPLRPVTAG
- a CDS encoding M23 family metallopeptidase, with amino-acid sequence MTSSACARPRPARRPGSRPRPPRRSALDAETGLIRLEARLDGVRAAQGARLAQLVERAGDTVRRLRGLIGRTGLDPDRFDRSAAGTGGPLVPLDAGALDGIAFETGFDTHFDTRLALARRALDDGVRLHQFAATLPLGRPIRGQPTVSSPFGTRLDPFTRGLALHTGLDLKAEYGEPARATAPGRVSTAEFAGGYGNMVEIDHGHGVVTRFGHLARIAVRPGQRVAAGDVLGLVGSTGRSTGAHLHYETRIDGEPVDPQRFLEAGADLAAARPTD
- a CDS encoding Uma2 family endonuclease; this encodes MALAAKREARMDVAEFRHWAESRPDGERWELLDGDPVLMAPPRERHQRIVMNLAGRLDALAEPRGCRAMPGLGILSAVQDDFVPIPDVVVRCGPSLPDGYAEDPLLVAEVLSPSTMSLDRGRKIDFYRTVPSLQVLLIVYSDEVRVEVWRRRGDDWSVQALGPDGSVALPELDGAVPVPDIYRGLAS
- a CDS encoding peroxiredoxin, with amino-acid sequence MPLSEGDQAPDFDLPASGGGRIALSALRGHKIVLYFYPKDDTSGCTLEAQDFNGLLPAFTGADAQVIGLSPDPVKSHDKFCGKYGLTFPLASDEDKGVLEAYGVWVEKSMYGRKYMGVERTTVLVDREGRIARIWPKVKVPGHAEAVLDAARALP
- a CDS encoding ferredoxin--NADP reductase; this translates as MSKFYEERVLSVHHWTDNLFSFRTTRDPAFRFRNGEFTMIGLEVEGRPLLRAYSVVSANYEEELEFFSIKVQDGPLTSKLQHLKVGDPIIVGKKPTGTLVLDNLLPGRNLYLLGTGTGLAPFLSIIKDPETYDRFEKVVLVHGCRQVQELAYGETINESLPKHEFLGEMISNQLIYYPTVTREPFRNRGRITDLMVSGKLFADIGLPAMSVENDRFMLCGSPDMIRDTRELLSNGGYEEGNHGEGGHYVIEKAFVEK
- a CDS encoding DUF1206 domain-containing protein, producing the protein MRPVPGGRNTIERIARFGYGARGTVYVVVGALALLAAIGQGGRAGDSKDALRAVLAGPFGAVVVGLIALGLAGFALWRFVEGVTDADRRGTSAKGLAVRGAHLVSAAIYIGLAVSAASLSLGLGMSGGDGMHDGTAWLLSKPFGRWLVALGGLCVIGGGFGFLGKAWRGDVTDRLALDAEARERWAGPVGRFGYAARGIAFLIIGGFLVAAAWHQRSSDAKGLTEAFALLRAQPYGWILLGLVAAGHAAFGAFGLIQARYRHIDAPDIDRVDDAAGAAVRALS
- a CDS encoding DUF3971 domain-containing protein → MADETTLAGKPRGTARRWGGFCLVGALTLVLLVGGGIGLAALRLSNGPLQIDALSRRVAAAVAERIGPGWSIAIRGSSLELDRENALSLRFSGLDIRNPQGDLVVRAPLAVVSLDPWGLLHLNLQPRSIEFRETQTTALVHRDGSIAFAASEANHPVDIEPHTPPSVDDARGKVSPISATLASIFGVVLDSSGIVGALDRARLTDARLRLIDDDGRERAVFARVNGLFGRDPVNGTRNFELRLDGPHGEWRFGGSLREGGEPRDGKTQDGKTQDGKTQDGTPQARSGVITLDDLPVPDLLLLTGQSSLPLTTDLKLSARADVSLTAGRITSMNAKVHTGDGTFLIEEKDFNPVTVESLDATLNWDETGRVMSLTGLDYRGAGNAVHLTGAWTESPPDAATAWTATLASRDAVLRGATPQDAPVKIDAIDAQLTGRDGGIAIDALNVAAPGVQGVITGTIGTTADEGGLTLRILGHDGEVRTGLRLWPEHIAPPARTYLVDQLRRGRINAVDIRVKMSGTVLAAATRGEPAPDDAVHIDFRVSDAALDVTADAPPVVKGNVSGTITGRSTTVRNVTAEIHGPDGRGLTVTDGSFVIPQITPDRVVAQIGMRLTGGADGMASVLQAKLFKSLMSVDLDPATIKGNADLRVDFPLDLKHVPDLPSLPVTLSGTLSDLSVDKVMGKDRLEAGRFTLLYDRGAFTLKGDGRVAGAPISVDMRQPKVGQPGEAVVTVALDEALRGKKGLPTAPQLSGTIPVRAVVPIGRPGTAKPPIRVEADLARAGIDGLVPGLTKPTGKPGRLSFTLVDAGQTYELRDFALDAAPASARGSLTISPEGGLERADLTNVKLSPGDDLRVSLDRTGNGYKVVVRGAVVDARPFLKSLGGPDAKSGKEAKESNPKDVDADIQVPIVAGFNDEALTNANLRLSLHGRTLRAANITGRFRAAAFVASVARGERGVPTLAVESADAGATLRFVDVYRRMYGGRLTAGIGLNDGPQAGVVQIRDFSLRNEPALSSIMAQGPEPSEAETVRGRRIAPGRAAGDVTFDRMRANFVRSGSRVDFSDAAISNAAMGFTLSGWLDTGRERTDMTGTFVPLYGLNNVASQLPLLGPLLGGGHNEGLFAVNFRVSGKLASPDVSVNPLSAIAPGFLRKLFSAGGGPFADGLPPVPQGER
- a CDS encoding SDR family NAD(P)-dependent oxidoreductase produces the protein MQQRFYKIAVMVAHDLAATAAAVVLTFLFRFQGGMLAERLHALPLLLPPFLLFAGLVYGRFRLYRTKWRFASLQDLAGIVRAASVLALALLVIDWVLVSADLYGFYFFGKIAILLYWVLQIFLLGGARLAFRYLKDSRSRQSSARAATVPTLLLGRGADIDVLIRAIEAGSVKKLAPRGILSPRADETGQFMRGVPVLGGFSDLERVVADLAAGGEPVRRLVAAPSALVPEAAPTTFIARARRLGLPLARVVGLGEGAQGPELAPLEIEDLLLRPTVAIDRPRLETFLAGRRVVVTGGGGSIGSEICLRAVAFGAAAVLVLESSEPALHGILSHPAILSAQATVTGVLADIRDRERVHQVIAAFRPECVVHAAALKQVPYLERDWQEGIKTNVFGSINVADAAVAAGARALVMVSTDKAIEPVSQLGVTKRFAEMVAQALDAEQSARPGHPTRLIAVRFGNVLGSVGSVVPVFKAQIARGGPVTVTDPDMVRYFMTVREACDLVLTAASHADGEGRAAPEADRAAVYVLKMGQPVRIAELAERMIRLAGFEPGAEIEIAYTGARPGERLNEILFAREEPRVTLPGIDGVMAARPVFADRARLDAWVAQLRAAVAAGDREAAEAVFEAAVPHFRERHAQRPAGRNPAPAGAAVEAGPMAGAASAAIG